From the genome of Acinetobacter sp. TR3:
GATCGATAATCGAACCACCATCATAATTTACGCCACCCACATTTTTAAGGCTATGAACAATCGTTACGCCCTTTAATGTCTTGTTATGAAATGTTCCTTCGCATTTTGAACATGCATTCTCTTGACCTGGAACTAAATATTTTTGAATAGATGCTGTAAGCGTGCCATCCTTCAGCTCCGTAAATTTCACGATCGCTTTTGGCTGTTTTGTTTCATCATCAATGGTTTGCCAAACTGAGCCATTTAATATATCTGCTGCATTGGCAAAAGTTGTTAAACCGAGCAATCCAAATGCTAAAGCAATTTTCTTCATTTTTGTAATATCCTTAAGGGGTCTTTTCAAGACTAAGAGTATTGAGAATTTTTATCAATATTGCAATTCTTGATTATGACTATTGGGTATACTTTGAGCAAAAACAAAGCACTGCTTTTATTGCAGCGCAAGTCAAAACTCTTATTTATATATTGACCTAACAATATGGAAAAATTATGAAACTTGGTACTGTTTGGAAATATTATTTTACTGAATCATTACTAAAAGCGACCATTCGTACGCCGAGTCAGTTTAATTTAGCCCCGAATGCTTTGCGACCTTTATTAGACCAACTTTGTCGTCTATTCCCTCAAAATCCAACAGTACAAATTCGACCATTGCGCTTAGCGGGTGTTCGTGGCGAAGAGATCAAAGCACAAGCATCGGCCACTCAACTAATTTTCCATATTCATGGCGGCGCTTTTTTCTTAGGTAGTTTAAATACCCATCGTGCTCTCATGACCGATATTGCCGCACGAACCCAAATGCAAGTGGTTCATGTCGATTATCCTTTAGCACCTGAGCATGCTTTTCCCGAAGCCATTGATGCAATTTTTGATGTTTATCAAGCATTGTTAGTGCAAGGTATTAAGCCCAAAGATATTATTATTTCAGGTGACTCTTGTGGGGCAAACCTTGCATTGGCATTGTGCCTAAGACTAAAAGCACAACCTGAGTTAATGCCAAGTGGTTTAATTCTCATGTCACCCTATTTAGATCTCACCTTAACCAGTGAATCATTACGCTTTAATCAAAAACATGATGCCCTGCTCTCTATTGAAGCCTTACAAGCAGGAATTAATCATTACTTAAAAGATGGTGTACAAGCGGATGATCCCCGTGTTTCTCCTCTATTTGATGATCTTAAAGGCTTACCGCCAACACTGGTGCAAGTCGGCTCAAAAGAAATTTTACTGGATGATTCAAAACGCTTTAGAGAAAAAGCAGAAAAAGCGGGCGTCAAAGTACACTTTAAACTGTATACAGGCATGTGGCATAACTTCCAAATGTTTAATGCATGGTTCCCTGAAGCCAAACAAGCTTTAGCAGACATTGCGGATTTTGCTCATGCAATTGATCGTGATTAAAACATAATTTGATGATTTTGCAGAAAATGGTCAGCTATGTCTGACCATTGTCATTCTTAATTCATTTTTGTCATTATAAGAACAAACTGATCGAATATTTAGATTAAGCTTCCTTTTTCAAAGAATTTTTCCTCTCCTAATTTACATTAAAAAGCACATAGCTAGACTTACTTCTCATTCTAAAGGTGCTATTGTTATTTTAATAATCGTTTAATAATATTTTTGACAACGAATTTACACTAATAACGTTTCTTAGGAATCTCATTGCATATAAGGAAACATGCCAATGATGAGGATTCATTGTAAGAGATTAGTTGACAGAGAAAAATGGAATTTCTCGCAGTTCTGGGAACATGAACCATTAATTAATTGGAACATGTTAAAGAAATGTATTTTGTTGCTAATCTTAGCCTCACTTATGAGTCTATTTGGAATTATTTGGGACAGTTTTGTCTTGCTCAATCCATTTACATGGCAATGGGTAAATTTACCGTTGGTTCGATCTAAACTTTGGACCAATGTAATCATGCTTTTTGTCTTTTTAAGTTTGATTGTGCCCTGCTTTATTTATAAAGATAAATCTTGGGTAAAAGAAATCATTCCGATTTTAAGCGTACAGATCTTTACTGTTTTACTCTGTCATACAGGCTATCTGATTGGCAGTTTTAGTCCTGCAACCATGGTTGCCTATGTCAGTGTCGTGGGAGTAGGTCTGGTTCTGTTTGATCGTAAAATGATTTATTGT
Proteins encoded in this window:
- a CDS encoding DUF2147 domain-containing protein gives rise to the protein MKKIALAFGLLGLTTFANAADILNGSVWQTIDDETKQPKAIVKFTELKDGTLTASIQKYLVPGQENACSKCEGTFHNKTLKGVTIVHSLKNVGGVNYDGGSIIDPKNGKTYKLKAEIIEGGKKLKLRGYIGVAALGRNQTWIRAN
- a CDS encoding alpha/beta hydrolase; this encodes MKLGTVWKYYFTESLLKATIRTPSQFNLAPNALRPLLDQLCRLFPQNPTVQIRPLRLAGVRGEEIKAQASATQLIFHIHGGAFFLGSLNTHRALMTDIAARTQMQVVHVDYPLAPEHAFPEAIDAIFDVYQALLVQGIKPKDIIISGDSCGANLALALCLRLKAQPELMPSGLILMSPYLDLTLTSESLRFNQKHDALLSIEALQAGINHYLKDGVQADDPRVSPLFDDLKGLPPTLVQVGSKEILLDDSKRFREKAEKAGVKVHFKLYTGMWHNFQMFNAWFPEAKQALADIADFAHAIDRD